One window from the genome of Montipora foliosa isolate CH-2021 chromosome 5, ASM3666993v2, whole genome shotgun sequence encodes:
- the LOC138002461 gene encoding uncharacterized protein, with protein sequence MAVYQPRRAAIATILVAVMQDDIREELLGRHKRGRTKEWIWRREEKGMYRLVEELRAEDTVAYKEMMRMNYETFSEILMAIEPEISKEQVIGGHKIIKPAVRLTLALRFLATGETFTSLHFQFRMGKATISYIIREVCEAIWKILGPKYMSVPSTVEKWSEIANAFESQWQYPNCLGAIEGKHINIRPPTGSGSYYYNYKHTHSVVLMAVAGPNYECLYADVGTNGRIADGGVFNKCSLLRCLEEGTLGIPGDKPLPFDEEPLPFVLLGDDAFALRPFLMKPFPQRKLTLEKRIYNYRHSRVRRLSENLFGIFANHWRVFLTTMMLAPSFVEVITLSALTLHNLLCSKKASRQIYCPKGLTDEEDAETGELIPGSWRSSAMQMSSLPIPSTGHNSSNKAKAVRDAFTEYFCDEGSVPWQWERC encoded by the exons ATGGCTGTGTATCAGCCGAGAAGAGCAGCTATTGCCACAATTTTAGTGGCTGTAATGCAGGATGACATACGTGAAGAGTTGCTGGGCCGCCACAAACGAGGAAGGACGAAAGAGTGGATATGGAGGAGAGAAGAGAAAGGGATGTATCGATTAGTTGAGGAGTTGCGAGCGGAAGACACGGTAGCGTACAAGGAGATGATGAGGATGAATTATGAGACATTTAGCGAAATTTTGATGGCTATTGAGCCCGAGATTTCCAAAGAACAAGTAATAGGCGGACATAAGATCATTAAGCCAGCGGTGAGGCTGACCCTAGCGCTCCGTTTCCTGGCCACCGGCGAGACATTTACATCGCTACATTTTCAGTTCAGAATGGGGAAGGCAACAATATCTTACATAATTCGCGAGGTTTGTGAGGCCATCTGGAAAATTCTCGGTCCAAAGTACATGTCAGTTCCCTCAACCGTGGAAAAGTGGTCCGAAATAGCGAATGCGTTCGAAAGTCAATGGCAATATCCGAATTGCCTTGGAGCAATCGAAGGAAAACATATCAACATCCGTCCACCCACCGGAAGTGGATCGTACTATTACAACTACAAGCACACCCACTCGGTGGTGCTGATGGCTGTGGCAGGACCGAATTATGAGTGCCTGTATGCGGATGTTGGAACAAATGGCAGGATTGCGGATGGGGGAGTTTTTAATAAGTGTAGCCTGCTTCGTTGCCTTGAGGAAGGGACATTGGGCATACCAGGAGACAAGCCACTCCCCTTCGATGAGGAACCTCTTCCATTCGTCCTCTTGGGGGATGATGCTTTTGCACTTCGTCCATTCTTAATGAAGCCTTTTCCCCAGAGAAAACTTACCCTCGAGAAGAGGATCTATAATTATAG GCACAGTAGAGTTAGGCGGCTGTCAGAGAATCTCTTTGGTATATTTGCCAACCATTGGAGGGTTTTCCTGACAACAATGATGCTTGCACCATCCTTTGTAGAGGTCATTACATTATCAGCACTAACACTTCACAATCTTCTCTGCTCTAAGAAGGCTTCTAGGCAGATTTACTGTCCGAAAGGTCTGACAGATGAAGAAGATGCTGAGACTGGAGAACTCATTCCCGGATCCTGGCGCAGTTCTGCAATGCAGATGTCATCTCTTCCCATACCATCTACTGGCCATAACTCTAGTAATAAGGCCAAGGCAGTGAGAGATGCTTTTACAGAATACTTCTGTGATGAAGGCAGTGTGCCATGGCAGTGGGAAAGGTGTTGA